From the genome of Chanos chanos chromosome 5, fChaCha1.1, whole genome shotgun sequence, one region includes:
- the LOC115812408 gene encoding centriolar coiled-coil protein of 110 kDa, which yields MEGYEDFCSRSLERLQQERKLMFTQQSTCKQALSTFRFNGRHLLLPMLSEQQRVEMAELRRCSAQREAEWRQDRSSSLLARVQHILDRVQMQKAQNAKEVPASLPVYPSLLPDSRPGHSPDLLPINMDTPHNGQESEQGSCSSRCKISSSSKALRRETLKLLNRRLANMDVCVEDLEEDKAFPSNVLESHTTTDEEHRHTTLVNTHLSGENLSDKENESTGGLIGECWNPITSADHGKHLVQPGSPDCLLGSLSLSLTGSYARLPSPQRCRSPLARPSQSRAIPPGNILISSPLSELELSPERSSPLSDRLKHVSRERPKNVGGAEIQEESSMLPPTAKEWNCSQSELNSTMLTSVRTSTPSGAHSLTSKYSQAPSRQISPTQSDGCPQSSPASHAPSTRSPPAPLNKSYDVESPSPTLLRPHIYTEPWPGQVKRRLDLGETQGSDKDRLTLEELSCSDQVHNTSAEVQRQIQALEEMRQCLDREHAHQLSQLLTEQEKEQQRLHQELRSRMSMCKGQGNSVSSPLKPNGRSPTHMTPGVPSARPVLIPTVQSNKTQSSKACIRHYQVLSVRQQLALCRLSAIARGYLTRRLLNTEKVKHLRKTVQDTKEFLRSLQRDSVQKSGSMSCQDATLQHRVAAQVAQESHRAGHHVTTRTP from the exons ctCAGTGAGCAGCAGCGTGTGGAGATGGCTGAATTACGGAGATGTTCGGctcagagagaagcagagtGGCGGCAGGACAGGTCAAGCTCCCTCCTGGCTCGAGTTCAGCACATCCTGGACAGAGTACAG ATGCAAAAAGCACAGAATGCCAAAGAGGTGCCAGCCAGTCTGCCAGTATATCCCTCACTCCTTCCAGATAGCAGACCTGGACACTCTCCTGATCTGCTTCCCATCAACATGGACACTCCCCACAATGGGCAGGAGAGTGAGCAAGGGAGCTGTTCCAGCAGGTGTAAGATTAGCAGTAGCAGTAAGGCtctgaggagagaaacactAAAGCTTCTCAACAGACGATTGGCCAATATGGACGTGTGTGTCGAAGATTTGGAAGAGGACAAGGCATTCCCAAGCAATGTGCTGGagtcacacacaaccacagatgAGGAGCATAGACACACCACCCTGGttaacacacacctgtcaggAGAAAACCTCTCGGATAAGGAGAATGAGAGTACTGGAGGTCTTATTGGGGAGTGCTGGAATCCCATTACTTCAGCTGACCATGGCAAACATTTGGTTCAGCCTGGTTCCCCGGACTGTCTGTTAGgcagcctctctctcagcctcacCGGATCTTATGCCCGCTTGCCTAGCCCCCAGCGCTGTCGCAGCCCACTTGCACGACCCAGCCAATCACGTGCCATTCCCCCTGGTAACATCCTCATCTCCAGTCCATTGAGTGAGTTGGAGCTAAGCCCCGAACGTTCCTCACCATTGTCTGATAGGTTAAAGCATGTTAGCAgggagagaccaaagaatgtagGAGGAGCAGAGATCCAAGAGGAATCCTCAATGCTGCCACCTACTGCCAAGGAGTGGAACTGCAGCCAGTCTGAGCTTAACAGCACAATGCTCACGTCAGTCAGAACATCTACACCCAGTGGTGCCCACAGTCTCACCTCTAAGTATTCTCAGGCCCCAAGCAGACAGATATCCCCCACCCAGTCAGATGGGTGTCCTCAAAGTAGCCCAGCCTCACATGCTCCAAGCACCCGCTCCCCTCCCGCTCCACTGAACAAGTCCTATGATGTGGAGAGCCCATCCCCAACACTGCTAAGGCCCCATATATATACAGAACCATGGCCTGGACAAGTCAAACGGAGACTGGACCTGGGAGAGACACAGGGGTCTGACAAGGACAGACTGACCCTGGAGGAACTGAGCTGTTCTGACCAGGTTCACAATACTTcag CCGAGGTCCAGCGTCAGATTCAAGCTTTAGAGGAGATGAGACAGTGCTTGGACAGAGAACATGCTCACCAGCTCAGTCAACTCCTTACtgaacaagagaaagaacaacagcGCCTCCATCAG gagCTCCGGAGCAGAATGAGCATGTGTAAAGGACAGGGCAATTCAGTGTCCTCCCCTCTGAAGCCCAATGGAAGATCCCCCACACACATGACACCTG GTGTCCCCTCTGCTCGTCCTGTGCTCATACCCACTGTACAGTCAAATAAAACCCAGTCAAGTAAAGCTTGCATTCGGCActatcag GTGTTGTCCGTACGGCAGCAGCTGGCTCTGTGTCGCCTCAGCGCCATTGCCCGCGGCTACCTCACACGTCGACTGCTTAACACTGAGAAAGTCAAACACCTACGCAAAACCGTCCAG gaCACTAAGGAGTTCTTGCGCTCCTTGCAGAGAGATTCTGTACAGAAGAGTGGCTCCATGTCGTGTCAGGACGCGACCCTACAGCACAGAGTGGCAGCACAGGTAGCACAGGAATCACACAGGGCAGGACACCACGTAACCACGCGTACACCATGA
- the syde1 gene encoding rho GTPase-activating protein SYDE1 translates to MAEPLLKRTFSRLRGKERSRRKTDPKLSEAAGKMDLVQSSSSSSVPSTCAIADTDPHTVEDFTRRTQITVSKKQNWAKMASTSRDPASTDLYHDLAYRSQDWEVCSGKAQASKQAWSQRTLSEDGLQSRCNDLEWELGYSRTYVDTHGLPELTPPSAGYNEVCVTSGSAKISGQGAYLQTLERSSRAWVLSTGKPQAAEEASRLLPTCITEWRQGTDGESNIWYNPIPEEEDVRGENVKDFGDPWRRRNVEESQEERKDSQGKTQRWAGMIGTSSTSRGVSRELVGGAGGNSSASSSSGGGSSDSPGALKKGSGGAGGGSSVMDKIKSPGTVRRLSLKMRKLPELRRKLSLRSSRNHRQGQAGQGNAGGTDEPSPPNARKEASNNVISKYHLDSSAPARPRRRSSRSRSASKGGYLSDGDSPELLPKQGSPAPLPGQDSGSFRLYSLADQPRCGQRVSGLLTVHLLGVEELLRSARGTDGGGKEVFCAIQVDGVTRARTGLLTCRGSSLPLNHTFNLELERARLLKLVVLTPSATSNITAATSSSSASSADGSSGPVPVAPSRNRVCCLGAVAIPPLFRGSRCQQLCVKLEPRGLLYVKLTLLEQWEAPSPRLSELPPPSVFGVELRHLVEKEDSAHRVPLIIQKCVAEIEKRGLKVVGLYRLCGSAAVKKELRDAFERDSAEVTLSEELYPDINVITGILKDYLRELPSPLITRTLYEVVLEAMSRRPACRNDSDAQRSQSTVALLQCLPEPERATLSLLLDHLSLVASFSDSNRMTCQNLAVCFGPVLLTPTQESWRPATSGTGGGTGLGASAGAGVSRGGRSFAHSEEIASAVDFKRHIEALHYLLQLWPIPTGRSPDDSVQSPSASEPPCHSTDSHPPSHHAPPQRRCQRVPLRVDVPQDVVVSRRCRGRLESPPCNRYAGDWSVCGRDFLSTDDADYDEVAGSDSEEDEEDEEERQEPLKKDDWTSSGGLYVDDFALDFDAPFTCRLSLKDFDTLISDLERELAKQINICL, encoded by the exons AGGCTGCTGGGAAGATGGATCTGGTCCAGAGTTCCTCCTCATCATCGGTTCCCTCAACTTGCGCCATAGCCGACACCGATCCTCACACTGTTGAGGACTTTACCAGACGCACTCAGATTACAGTCTCCAAAAAGCAGAACTGGGCCAAAATGGCTTCAACATCCAGGGACCCAGCCAGCACAGACCTGTATCATGATCTAGCTTACAGATCTCAGGACTGGGAGGTATGCTCAGGAAAGGCCCAGGCTTCCAAACAGGCCTGGAGCCAAAGGACTTTGAGTGAGGATGGTCTGCAGAGCAGATGCAATGATTTGGAGTGGGAACTAGGCTACTCCAGAACCTATGTTGACACACATGGTTTGCCTGAGCTAACCCCTCCATCTGCGGGATATAACGAAGTATGTGTCACCTCCGGCTCTGCCAAGATCTCTGGACAGGGTGCCTACCTGCAGACCCTGGAGAGGAGCAGCCGTGCCTGGGTGCTCTCCACAGGAAAGCCCCAGGCTGCAGAGGAAGCCTCCCGTCTGCTCCCCACATGCATCACAGAGTGGAGACAAGGAACAGATGGGGAAAGCAACATTTGGTACAACCCGATcccagaggaggaggatgtgCGTGGGGAGAACGTTAAGGATTTCGGTGATCCTTGGAGGAGAAGAAACGTGGAGGAATCtcaagaggagaggaaggattCTCAGGGCAAGACACAGAGATGGGCAGGGATGATTGGAACCTCCAGTACGAGTCGAGGAGTGTCACGCGAGC TGGTGGGAGGAGCAGGTGGCAATAGCAGTGCTTCAAGCAGTAGTGGTGGTGGATCGTCGGACAGCCCTGGAGCCTTGAAGAAAGGCTCAGGTGGGGCAGGTGGTGGCAGTAGCGTGATGGACAAGATCAAATCTCCCGGCACTGTGCGACGTCTCTCTCTGAAGATGCGTAAACTCCCAGAGCTCCGGCGCAAACTCAGCCTGCGGTCCTCCCGAAACCACAGACAGGGGCAAGCGGGTCAAGGCAATGCAGGTGGAACGGATGAACCCTCTCCCCCTAACGCCCGTAAAGAGGCCTCCAACAATGTCATCAGCAAGTATCACCTGGACAGTAGCGCCCCTGCCCGGCCACGCCGCCGCAGTTCACGCTCTCGCTCCGCCTCCAAAGGAGGTTACCTTAGCGACGGCGACTCTCCCGAGCTTCTGCCCAAACAAGGCTCACCGGCCCCGCTCCCTGGCCAGGACTCTGGCTCTTTCAGGCTGTATTCCCTAGCGGATCAGCCACGGTGCGGTCAGCGCGTTTCTGGCCTGTTGACGGTGCATCTTCTAGGGGTGGAGGAGCTGCTGCGTTCTGCGCGTGGAACTGACGGAGGTGGTAAGGAGGTGTTCTGTGCCATCCAGGTGGATGGAGTCACACGTGCCCGTACTGGCCTGCTCACCTGTCGTGGGTCCTCTTTGCCCCTTAACCACACCTTTAACCTTGAGCTGGAGAGGGCAAGGCTGCTCAAACTGGTGGTGCTCACCCCCAGTGCAACCTCCAACATCACCGCAGCAACCAGCAGTTCTTCTGCTTCATCAGCGGATGGTTCATCTGGCCCTGTGCCTGTCGCCCCCAGTCGTAACAGAGTGTGCTGTCTTGGAGCTGTAGCCATTCCTCCTTTGTTcagag gttcGCGCTGtcagcagctgtgtgtgaaaCTGGAGCCACGGGGTTTGCTTTATGTGAAGCTGACTCTGTTGGAGCAATGGGAGGCCCCCTCTCCCCGGCTCAGCGAGCTACCACCGCCCTCTGTGTTTGGGGTGGAGTTACGCCATCTGGTGGAGAAGGAAGATTCTGCACACAGAGTGCCTCTAATCATACAGAAGTGTGTGGCAGAGATCGAGAAAAGAGGACTAAAG gtggtaGGCCTGTATCGGTTGTGTGGCTCTGCAGCAGTGAAGAAGGAGTTACGTGATGCGTTTGAGAGAGACAGCGCAGAGGTTACTCTTAGTGAGGAACTTTACCCTGACATCAACGTCATCACAG GCATTCTGAAGGACTACCTACGGGAGCTGCCGTCTCCTCTGATCACGAGGACGCTGTATGAGGTGGTGCTGGAGGCCATGTCACGCCGGCCGGCCTGCAGGAACGACAGCGACGCTCAACGTTCGCAAAGCACCGTAGCGTTACTGCAGTGCCTGCCTGAGCCTGAGagg gcTACACTGTCCCTACTATTGGATCACCTGAGCTTGGTGGCATCCTTCAGTGACAGCAACCGTATGACCTGTCAGAacctggctgtgtgttttggacCGGTGCTGCTCACGCCTACACAGGAGTCCTGGAGACCAGCAACCTCTGGAACAGGAGGTGGGACCGGGCTAGGAGCCTCAGCAGGAGCAGGAGTCAGCAGAGGGGGTCGTAGTTTTGCCCACAGCGAGGAGATAGCCAGTGCTGTGGACTTCAAGAGACACATTGAGGCACTACACTACCTACTGCAGCTCTGGCcca TTCCTACAGGAAGAAGCCCTGATGACTCTGTCCAGTCACCTTCCGCTTCTGAGCCTCCTTGCCACTCCACTGATTCCCATCCTCCTTCCCATCATGCCCCTCCTCAGCGGCGGTGCCAGCGTGTACCTCTGCGCGTGGATGTGCCGCAAGATGTGGTGGTCTCGCGCCGTTGCCGCGGACGACTGGAGAGCCCTCCCTGCAATCGCTACGCCGGCGACTGGAGCGTCTGCGGCCGAGACTTTCTGTCCACGGACGACGCCGACTATGACGAGGTGGCGGGGAGCGACAgcgaggaagatgaggaggatgaagaagagagacaggaacCCCTGAAGAAGGACGACTGGACGTCCTCCGGGGGCCTGTACGTGGATGATTTTGCCCTAGACTTTGATGCTCCATTCACCTGTAGACTGAGTCTGAAAGACTTTGATACTCTGATCTCTGATTTAGAGAGGGAACTGGCCAAACAAATCAACATATGCCTCTGA